The segment AAATATTTGTTCGTTTGGTCTATCGCCGACGTCGTTCCCGCACGCCTTGCCGAAACGACCGCCGCCGCAGGCTTTAAGTAAAACGGCTCTTTTCCCGATTTCGACGCACAGTAGAACACTCTGTCCATAAAGCTTTTCATCGAGCCGTTCATTCCGGCATAATATACCGGCGACCCGAACACGAAGCCGTCGTATTCGGCCGCAAGGCTTAAAAATTCGTTTACCTTATCGTCGAACACGCATTTTTTAAGCGACGCGCACTTTTTACAGGCTATACATCCGGCAACAGGCTTTTTCCCTATCCAAAAATATTCCGCCGTTATCCCTTCCAAATCAAGTGTGCGCTTTATCTCGTCAAGAGCAGTATAAGTGCAGCCTCGTTCGTTGGGGCTCCCATTTACAAGCAGTACCTTCATATGTATGATTCCTCCCTTTGCGGCGCAGGCAGCATTTGACCCGAGCCGTGAATATGTGATACAATTTCAAAAAACGCGCGAGGTATATTTATGGACAACAACACCGCCATGCATATTATAGCACG is part of the Clostridia bacterium genome and harbors:
- a CDS encoding flavodoxin family protein, with protein sequence MKVLLVNGSPNERGCTYTALDEIKRTLDLEGITAEYFWIGKKPVAGCIACKKCASLKKCVFDDKVNEFLSLAAEYDGFVFGSPVYYAGMNGSMKSFMDRVFYCASKSGKEPFYLKPAAAVVSARRAGTTSAIDQTNKYFLYAQMPIISSRYWNIVHGNSPDEVRSDPEGLQIMRVLARNMAWFLKIKEAGAKAGITLPKREERISFNYIR